A single window of Nicotiana sylvestris chromosome 5, ASM39365v2, whole genome shotgun sequence DNA harbors:
- the LOC104211520 gene encoding uncharacterized protein: protein MENGEVENRGVSSSEAVNGGEDVFSSNSDQSNFFLHLPPSYPISSLQIHARESQFFNKIPSNNHTEKKTQVVIPNKEQEANFLPENENNGYGLYGYESGQLPPSTITTNNVENPYKEINPATTLTNNIYNSKYLPKNYNPVAHVTVPKNDDNNNNNNEEYKNTSSTNNKNNNNGEYYNGDSTNSKNYNGDYYNGGSTNNKNNNNIEYYNGGNGNNKNNNNNNNNNNNNVEYYNSYSASNNNNNNEECFNSYSASNNNNNNNERYFNGGSTNNNNNYYYHNNDKEEYQDGGSTYYYNNNNNNKEYYSGGITNNNNNKDEYYNGGSTYYNNNNNNNNNNNNNNNIEEYHNEGSTYYNNNKEYHNGANTYYNNNNNNEDTYNNNSNNKNNNNVEYYNSYSASNNNNNNEEYFNSYSASSNNNNNNNKEYYNGGITNHNNNNEEYLNGGSTYYNNNNNHKNKEYHHGASTYYNNNNNNEEYHNGVAFTITTTRTTTTITMRNITMEIQDFIVMIARRKEFRKIKDLAMGALALLSYIFY, encoded by the exons ATGGAGAATGGAGAAGTAGAGAACAGAGGAGTTTCCTCGTCGGAAGCCGTCAACGGCGGCGAAGATGTATTTAGTTCAAATTCTGATCAATCCAACt TTTTCCTTCATCTTCCTCCTTCTTACCCTATTTCTTCATTGCAAATCCATGCAAGAGAAAGccaattttttaataaaatcccAAGCAACAACCATACTGAAAAAAAGACACAAGTAGTTATTCCTAACAAAGAACAAGAAGCAAATTTTTTGCCGGAAAATGAAAATAATGGCTATGGCCTATATGGTTATGAGTCTGGTCAACTTCCTCCTTCCACCATCACTACTAATAATGTAGAAAACCCCTACAAAGAAATCAACCCCGCTACAACCCTAACTAATAATATTTATAATAGCAAATACCTTCCCAAGAATTACAACCCTGTGGCCCATGTCACTGTCCCAAAGAatgacgacaacaacaacaataataatgaaGAGTACAAGAATACTAGTAGTactaataacaaaaataacaataacGGGGAATACTACAATGGTGACAGTACTAACAGCAAGAACTACAATGGGGATTATTATAATGGGGGTAGTACTAACAACAAAAACAATAACAATATAGAGTACTACAATGGTGGAAATGGTAACAAcaagaataacaacaacaacaacaacaacaacaacaataatgtgGAGTACTATAATAGTTATAGTgctagcaacaacaacaacaataatgagGAGTGCTTTAATAGTTATAGTgctagcaacaacaacaacaataacaacgagAGGTACTTCAATGGTGGCAGtactaataacaacaacaactactactaccACAACAACGACAAAGAGGAGTATCAAGATGGGGGTAGCACTTACTActataacaataacaacaacaacaaagagTACTACAGTGGTGGCATtactaacaacaacaataacaaagatGAGTATTACAATGGGGGTAGCacttactacaacaacaacaacaacaacaacaacaataataataataataataatatagagGAGTATCACAATGAAGGTAGCACTTACTACAATAACAACAAGGAGTATCACAATGGGGCCAACACTtactataacaacaacaataacaacgagGA CActtacaacaacaacagcaacaacaagaacaacaataatgTGGAGTACTACAATAGTTATAGTgctagcaacaacaacaacaataatgagGAGTACTTTAATAGTTATAGTGctagtagcaacaacaacaacaataacaacaaggagtACTATAATGGTGGCATTActaaccacaacaacaacaacgaggAGTATCTTAATGGGGGTAGCACTtactataacaacaacaataaccacaAAAATAAGGAATATCACCATGGTGCTAGCacttactacaacaacaacaataacaacgagGAGTATCACAATGGGGTAGCATTtactataacaacaacaagaacaacaacaacaataacaatgagGAATATCACAATGGAG